The Gigantopelta aegis isolate Gae_Host unplaced genomic scaffold, Gae_host_genome ctg4951_pilon_pilon, whole genome shotgun sequence genomic interval TCTTTGAACCAAAATGCTATTGAAAAATACGAAAtatctctttcttttctcttttctcaaaatgtataatttgaatataactgaatctacaaaaaaaaaaaaaacgtgattttCTGTGAACTGTCATATTAacactgtataaaaatatagaaacagtatttacattttattacaggAACCTTTCTTACATGGAACAAATGCATGTTTCAGTTActcccttgtaaattattacgGTTTAATTATTGAGCTTAATGTGGTATTAtcgatttattttatatacaatttgtacCACCAATGAATATGAAATGCAATGATGGTGTGTTGAATTTTTCACAGAATTCGAAcgcatttttcaaatgtttgtcaCAGAAAACAACGAAACATCCATATGGTGGAAAATGTATTGGCTCAAGAAAGATGTGAAGAATATACCCAAAATGAAGAAACCTTTTCGATTCAAAGTCGGGGACCATGTTCGAATCACTCATCTGAGATATGTATTCACCCGGGAATATGACGAGAGGTGGACAGGAGAAATCGTCACCATCTGCCAAACACTACTACGTGGACTAACTCTATATCGAGTGAAGGATTACGATGGCGATGGAATCCAGAACACCTTCTACCAGTCCGAACTCCAAAAGCTTGATGTAAAAGAAGACGGTCTCTCGAAAGTGGAAAAGATTCTGAAGACGAGAGGATGTGGTTCCAACAAAGAACACTATGTCAAGCAGTTAAACTGGC includes:
- the LOC121366182 gene encoding uncharacterized protein LOC121366182 — its product is MYWLKKDVKNIPKMKKPFRFKVGDHVRITHLRYVFTREYDERWTGEIVTICQTLLRGLTLYRVKDYDGDGIQNTFYQSELQKLDVKEDGLSKVEKILKTRGCGSNKEHYVKQLNWPQKFNSWMPASDVDHL